In the Glycine max cultivar Williams 82 chromosome 19, Glycine_max_v4.0, whole genome shotgun sequence genome, TGGATGTTGGATAAAAATTACAGATCTTTTTTAAACAAACATTTTCAATCACTAAATCCAATTCATACTCATACCTTGTTTCGCAGAGGTTCTACTTTTGGAAATATAACAAGAACTTGAAGAAGTACATCCAATGTCTACATAGAAGACGGAATTGCAAGgtttagcaaaataaaatattaagaaacaaTACACAAGTTCAATAAAAATAGACATAGGCTTACCATGAAATATTATCAATCACACAAAGCATGTTGCAAATATACATTTTATAGCAAAACTCAATAATTTTCATCTATAAGACTATAAGATTATTTTCTAAAGCTTCTTAacacaaaaaagacaaactatACATCTGATAAACCATATACACCTCCAGGGAACATGAACcaaacaattttgaaaatacTAACCTGCTTAAACATGAGACCAATTGCAGGGCGACTAGCAGTTACAAGACGCTCGCTAAAGCCCTAGATCATGTACAATATAGTAAGAATggaggaaaaacaaaactgtaaaTGTATTTTCATTGAACCCACAATAGTACCCTTTAAACTTCAAATTAAGATacaatcaaacaaaatataaaccTTTTTCATCACTAATGGTATGTGAGTTTTGAGGCTTTTATAATATCAGAGGTGGGGAAAGCAAAAGTCTAAATTAGAAAAAGCACCTTACTGAGAGAATTAATTGCCATAATAATTTGCTGGGTTACAGCAATTTTAGCATTAGTCTCCTCAGCATTCAATAACTTGGCATTTTTTAGCAGTGCCTCAACCTGTATTAAATGAGGATAGGAAATTATATGCACCAAATACCAACCGTAATAATCTCAAAAGAAGAAATGATTCTCGAAACAGGAAATGGGGACAAAGAATTTTTATTAAGTATCTTGcagttttttgtttattatttttttggattagaAAGTATCTTgcatttttaagtaaaaattaacCTGCTGACAAAGAGGACTGAGCAAAGAAGATAGATAATCAGATTGCTTTTCAGGCAGGACATCTTCTGTTCCAATCAATAAACCAATTGCCTGACAAAGTGTGTCAATAAacataagagaagaaaaataacaacaaaaaatttcacaGAAATATTCTACATCCTGAAACTTAGGGAAATGTGAATACCTCAAAAATGTGGCTACCATCTTCTGATCCTGATAGCTCTTCTGTCGTATAATTCGTAATAGTGAATTGAGCAACTGTATCTTGCAGGCTCTGAATTTATCAGAACATTTTAAAGAATAGAGAAGAGAGAAGGTGGAAGTAACCAATCACACGATTCATCCATGCACATCAAGGCCAAACAAAAAATGCAAGAAGTCAGGAAGAGTttacatataattttgtttcataAAACATACTGTTTTGAGAACATTTAAAATACAGAAAAACATGTAAGAGGGATGGATAATATAATTGCTACCTGCAAAATAGTCTCTATAAAAGGCACCAACTTCATCTTCAGCAATTTTACAACCCTCATAAACAAATAACTGGCTCTACGACTTACATTGATGTTTGAATGATGTATGCCTCTTTCATCAAGAAAGGCAGCCAGAACCATGGGAATATATTGAGTATTATCCTGAATAAACTTAACATATCTTGTCACTGTCTCCAAATAAACAAGGGCGACAAGCCTATTAGAGTGACAAGGAAACTTTGTCGATAGAAGCATAAGCAACAGCTCACTCAACAACCCACTCCCAGTTCTTATAGTTTCCTCGCTTATGGATTCTCCAAGTGCATATAAAAGAGAAAGTGCACCTTCCACCTCCTCCACATTGCTATCTGAAGATCTTGAAACAGCACTTGCCAACGAATTTCTGATAAACAACTGAGTTACATCAGGCGCTACACGACCCACAGTGCGAAGCAGAACAAATAAATCCTTTCTGAACTCTACCATCCTATCTTCCTCCTCTTTACCAATTTTGTCCATGAAATCAAGATTAGTGCGGTATGCTGGGTCATAACGGATTAGCACAAGGATAACTTCCAATATTTGTCCCAGGTGAAGTAGTTGCTTCTCCGGCAAAGGAGCAAAGCTCTTCAAAATGGCAACATAACCTGAAAGAAACTGAATGATATTGACATCTACCTCAAAATTCTTCATTACATAGAAAATGGAGGGAAAAACTTCACTCAAAAGCTCCATAGAAATTCCTTTAGCATCCTCAGAATTTAAGTGTTTAAAGCAATCCAAAGCCTCCACAGCATACCCAGAAAGCAATGCAGCTATATCAGAGACCAGCTCGGCATCACCATCCTCGGTCACTAACCTAAGTACCCGACTAATTTGAAGGCTTCGCAACAATGACAGTTTTGATTGGGGCTCCATTCGCTTAGAAACAACTGCTAACAAGCATCTGACTGCAGCACCACGAAGCTGAACAGACAGAGGaccaaccaaaatcaaatcaaacaacaaAGGGATGAAAGCATCATTGACTATCAACCCAATGTCTATCCAAGAAATATATCTCCTCATGGAATCTAACACACTAGTGCATAGCTCCTGATCAGAATTCCGGTACATAGAAACAATGTCATACCAAACTCTAACTATCTGACACACACACTGCTGTCTCATTGCGTCCTTAACCCGGCCCGCAACTGTCAACTCCTCAGGGGTTCTAGGGTAGTCCAAATTAATGAGTTCATCATCCAGGGCATTCAAAACTCTACAGAACATGTCTATGACCACGTTGCCTTTGCTCAAATGtggaaaaaaatcaacaaagacGGAGGACCAAACCAAAGGGTACTCGAAGTAAATCAAAGTTATCAAAACCTGTGCAAGCTTGTTCTTTATAAATGCAGGGCCTTCCAAAACCCTTGTGAGGTTCTTGTCTTCGAGGCACACAATTGAAAAGACGGAGCCCCTGATCATGTGCCTCTCATCTGGGGTCATTGTCAAGTATCGTGTTCGAATGACTTCATGCAAGGTCTGTAGGCACCAAAACTGGACTTGAACAAGATTTGAAAAGCATAATTTTTCAATGCACAATCTACAAATTAAAGGCTTCTCCTTAACATCATTACAGTAAAGTTCTGCCTGTTTCTTCAAGTCATCGTCAAGGGTTCCGGATTCATCAAATATAACAAGAATCGCTCTCTCCAGATCATCCATAATATTCTGAAGAACAGAGTTGTGCGGTGTGGATGGATGGGATTTGTAAGGAAAAGTTTTTACTTTATAGGGCTAGGCAACTGAAGAGGCTTAGCTTCTCGGATCAATGGAGTAAGAACCTAATAACATAAATATGGGTAGGGTTTTTGTTAGCTTCTATCACTTTCTCTCTGTGTTTGCTGCCTGCCTGTTGCAGGGGTTTTTTATggtttgattttaaataaaaacaaaataataggttttttaattatagagaattttattgtgtaaaaaaaaatagagggaaTTTCTCatcagtttatttaaattttaaaaaatgtttaaaagtatttttttcaacaagaTTGTAAAATTtacttcttaaaaaacaaaaattatttatttcaagtaaaaaaactTTAGACAAACATTTGGTAAAagcaaaaaattgtttattttattgaaaatatttttaaaaaatagatcctttatttgtgtttttatttttaagagaaattattattaataatattattagaaGAGGGATAAAATCtatggatttttttaatatttgatgaccAAATTCATTGGTACAaaagtatagaaattttgacattaaatatataagaattaaaaacatattgttctttatttaaaattaattttaaaggttttattttaattaaataatttcttaaaataataaattatttaaagaatacatttttagaaataaaaattaaaaaaaacataaaaaaaaactttttatatgtaaaacttCAAGTCTggatttgaaatttgattaatGGTTAAGATAAGAGTTTCACCACTTTAGCAAAAGATTTTGGCAgcaattatcattttaatcatAAACCTTGTAAATTTCTTCACTTTAACTTTTATCTTAATAAAACCTAAAGTTAATCTCTGACttagtctttatttttattaaacaatattaataattactaatattcaacaaaattctttcaagtttatattttcaagataaataagattttattgatatttttaaaaaattaattaatatttttttcttgatagtATAAGAGAATAAAGCTTTACACAAATATGTTAtgtaagtaaatatttatatatcaacATGTTATTAGTtcgaataaaattaaattcagacCCATTTTTTGGTCCAAGATGTGttgatgaaaaaaaagtaattaacaaAAGAGATATAGTAAAAGTGATAAGAcaaaatttttaacaaaaatgagtatttaatacaattaataaatactttacattaatgtcttaattaaaataaataaatatttgaatgaaaGTATAGTTAgtgaatattttatgtttttcaaggagggtattttaaaaaaataaatgaatatttcatattttaaagacatgaaaacTATCCAACAAAATTATAGATGACAAAGTGTTAAATATCTATTATGTAACAAGTATTATGTAAAGATTCAAAACTTACATAAAATCATTAAGGTTTAGAAGTAAATATTTacatcatataaaaatatattttgtacatAAAAACACATTGTGGGTGTTtggtataaaaaatatgaagttCTTTCAAAAGTATCTAGCCAACATACTAGAAGCTACAATATAATGAACTAAATTTCAAATCCTTCTTTAAAGAGGTGCTCATAATTACTAGTATCCAATTGTACATTAAATGTTAtcacccaaaagaaggatagatatgagaaacaaaaaagaaaactaaatcaattattaaatatcaatattatatcaataaaaacttattttgccACGTGACACCACATGCATTATTTTCCATTCgaaatcttttatcttattattgaattcttgaaatatattatttccAATTGATCATGATAAGTATGCATTTTGATCAAGATTAATTAAGGTAATTTGCTTTGCCTACTAGAGTTTTTGTTAGGGACAAAGGACAAAGGGAAGGCCTTGTATTCGAGAACAAGTTAAAACTCTTATTCTAAACTATTGAAAATTAAGTGTAAATTTCTCTTCTTCCATTACTCTTGGTGGagtacattatttattatttataatatgagACTAGGTCCTAAGTGCTGCTGCACGATAGCTAAAACAGAATAACCAAATGGGTGGGGTAATGGAATGAAATTTTGTTATAACAGATTCTGGTAGGTTGGTCTGGTATTTGTCCTCTTGGGCCTACTATATGCTTGTGTAGTATTGCTATCAGTTTTTATGGCTCGAATGCATATTCTTGTTTCTTTGATTTGTCCTCGTTGTGGAACAATCGATGAAGATCCTCACCACATTCTAGGAATGTAGGATATTACTCATGTGTGGAGGATGCTTCATGTCAATATTCAAATCCTGAATAAAACATATGAATTGGAGATGTTGGATTTTTCCCCAGATGCAACAGTCTGGGAGACTAATTCCTATCTTTCTTTGGGAGATTTGGAAGGTTATGCATGAATTTAGGGAAAGAGAATTCAATATCATCAAGAAGTTGCTGGAGTTCCTTCTCTCTTGGCCAATGTGAAATTGGTGTTAGATAAGCATATAGTTTACGCTCATTTGGATACTTTACATCAACAAAGATAGATATGATGTATTCATTCCGAAAgggaatcaaattaatatacatgTAAATTTAAGTTTGTATTGGAAACTTAGGCCAAGCTATGTATCGAGGCTTGCTTCGCGATTCCAATGGCAATTGGGTTAGGGGATTCTATGGTAATATTGGATTTGCAGACATCTTAAAGGTAGAGCTATCAGGTGAAGATTGCTTGGAAAATGCATTTCagtgatgttttatgtgtttcGGATTCTCTACATGTGTTGCAGCTCATTCAGAACCCTAACGTGTTGAACATATTAGAGACTTCTTGAAAGAGGATTGGAAGGTGGAGTTCAAACAATCCTTGAGAGAAGGCAACCAATGTGTGAATGCCGTAACTAAGAAAGGTTTGATTGCTACTGCTTTTCTCGCGATCCTGGATCAGCCTCCAACAACGG is a window encoding:
- the LOC100812358 gene encoding exportin-T, producing MDDLERAILVIFDESGTLDDDLKKQAELYCNDVKEKPLICRLCIEKLCFSNLVQVQFWCLQTLHEVIRTRYLTMTPDERHMIRGSVFSIVCLEDKNLTRVLEGPAFIKNKLAQVLITLIYFEYPLVWSSVFVDFFPHLSKGNVVIDMFCRVLNALDDELINLDYPRTPEELTVAGRVKDAMRQQCVCQIVRVWYDIVSMYRNSDQELCTSVLDSMRRYISWIDIGLIVNDAFIPLLFDLILVGPLSVQLRGAAVRCLLAVVSKRMEPQSKLSLLRSLQISRVLRLVTEDGDAELVSDIAALLSGYAVEALDCFKHLNSEDAKGISMELLSEVFPSIFYVMKNFEVDVNIIQFLSGYVAILKSFAPLPEKQLLHLGQILEVILVLIRYDPAYRTNLDFMDKIGKEEEDRMVEFRKDLFVLLRTVGRVAPDVTQLFIRNSLASAVSRSSDSNVEEVEGALSLLYALGESISEETIRTGSGLLSELLLMLLSTKFPCHSNRLVALVYLETVTRYVKFIQDNTQYIPMVLAAFLDERGIHHSNINVSRRASYLFMRVVKLLKMKLVPFIETILQSLQDTVAQFTITNYTTEELSGSEDGSHIFEAIGLLIGTEDVLPEKQSDYLSSLLSPLCQQVEALLKNAKLLNAEETNAKIAVTQQIIMAINSLSKGFSERLVTASRPAIGLMFKQTLDVLLQVLVIFPKVEPLRNKVTSFIHRMVDTLGASVFPYLPKALEQLLEEIEPKQMVGFLLLLNQLICKFNTLVHDILEEIFPSVAERIFSVIPRNGLPSGPDAITEEIRELQELQRTLYTFLHVITTHDLSPVFLSPKCKAYLDPVMQLLLYSSCNHKDILVRKACVQIFIRLIKDWCAQPYEEKVPGFRSFVIEAFATNCCLYSVLDRSFELHDANTFVLFGEIVLAQKVMYEKFGDDFLVHFVSKGFSSAHCPPDLAEQYRQKLQGGDFKALKSFYQSLVENLRLQQNGSLIFR